The Penicillium digitatum chromosome 6, complete sequence genome contains the following window.
TACTATGTGTGGAGTTAGGGATAAATGTCCACACATATAGATTCAGCTGTAGGGACTGGAAGTGTCATATATGGTGAATGCGGATCTCATGGCGTCATCTATATATAATCATCCAGAAGAGTTACACATGTGTACATGCTATGTAATTGATCCAAACACACTTGCAATTCTTCCCTTTCACCCATTCAACACCCTCCCACCTATGCTTATTTTACATACAAAACCAAAACTGAGCTTCAGCATAGCAACACGGGCTACTATGGCGTGGTACTGTTCTGGATCCACCAACACCGAGTTGATTGAGAACTTGTTCAAGGCTGAATTGATCAAAAATGAGCGTGTGAGAGATGCCATGATAAGAGTGAGAAAATGGATTCAAATTTGTTTCAATATCATTTCTAACCATGACCAAGGTTGATCGAGCTCACTATGCTCCATCACGGCCGTATTCGGACTCGCCTCAACCCATTGGATATGGGGCCACCATATCAGCACCACACATGCACGGTCATGCATGTGAGTATCTGATTAATTACCTCAAACCAGGTGCTAGAGTGTTGGATATTGGATCTGGTTCAGGATACTTGACCCATGTCCTGGCCAATTTAGTGACTAGTTCATCCGCCGACGCCCAGGGACAGGTGATTGGCATTGACCATATCCCTGAGCTGACAGAGCTGGCTCGTACCAACATGGACAAGTCCAAACAAGGCAGTGAGTTCCAAGCATCCACAACGGTCAAGTTTATCACTGGCGATGGACGGCTTGGATGGAAAGAAGGTGCACCGTACGACGCCATCCACGTTGGCGCCGCGGCCGACAAGCTTCATCCAACTCTGGTGGATCAGTTGCGTGCTCCTGGGAGACTCTTTATCCCGGTAGAATCAGAAGACGACGAGAGTGCTATTGATAGTCTCAATGGGGGTCAATACATCTGGGTGGTGGATAAAAAGGAAGACGGATCCATTCACGAGGAAAAGGTTTTCCAAGTCAGCTACGTGCCCTTGACGGATGCTCCACGAGGATGAGACGTGAAATCCAAAGCccattttgatttttgatttttttttaattttatATGCCCTTTACTTGGAAAGGATAAAAAATTAATAAATTAATGACAATATGAGTTTGTGTGCTTTCCTATACTTGTTTCTCATCGGAGCCTCAAAAACTTCATATTCAGCGAAATACATCAAGAAAAACTCCACGAACACCTTTGGTTGAGTCCACAGCAAAAGATAACCCAATTAGCGGAAGCCACCAGGGAACTTGAAACCTCCCTGGAATTGTGGACCACCCTGTTGGAAGAAGAACTGTTGACCACCGCCACCAAATGGGTTGCCCTGGAACTGACTGCCTCGCTGTTGCGATTCAGGATCATTGGGATCGTCACCGTTGTCAAACCGTGTCCGGAGTTCGGAGTCAGATAGAACTTCATAGGCTTCATTAATAGCCGCCATCTTTTTCTCTGCCTCTTCCTTGCTTACACCCTGGGAATTGGCCTTATCTGGGTGGTGTTGCTTCACTAGCTGGCGGTACGCGCGCTTGATCGTCCGATCATCCGCATCACGGCTAATACCAAGGACCTTGTAATAATCTTTCTGCTTGGAGCGCTTGAGTAGGGTCTGTGCCTTTTGTTGGAGGGATTGCGCCTCTTCCGAACTTGGATGATGTTCCTTGGCTAATTCGAGCGTACGTATGGCGTCCTCGAATCGATCCTCGTCCAAAGCAGTCTGTGCTTTATACAGGAGCCCGGCAAGCGAGTGAGGAACAAGCTGGAGAGCTTCGGCGCAAAAAGGACCAGCCTTTTTGATCATACGCATCTGGGTATGTTAGTGATGGAAACCAGGCTATCTGACGTGGGTACTCACTTCACGGTAAGCCTCGCAGGTCTTCTCGACTAGGAATGTGTAAAGATTATTTGGTGCCAGGCGATGAATATGGTTAGCCTGTCTTGCTTCTTCAACATCGGCCTTGACGTCTATAATCAGTCCACCGGATTCACCATCGCCGACCATGAGTTTTGCAGCATTGCTGAATTTGTGTGCGCCCAGGGCAGTTTGCAATGTTTCTAGTTGCTTGGCAAGCTTCCGTTCACGTCGATAGAGACGGTTGCACGGTTTCGAGTCTGGATCAGCATGGAGGCATTTTCGAATTTGAGTAAGGCCACGGTCACTGTCTCCGAGAGAGTAGAACAGCATGGATGACATTTGCAGGTGAGGTTCGACCAAGCTCGGGGACATTTGCAAAACATGTGCTAAATCGCTAAGCCCTTCTTCCGTCTCGCCCTTTTCAAAGTGACAATGGGCTCGGGCCTGCCGTAGAGGAAGCGCCGTATTTGCCTTCAGGATGGCCACATTTGCCTCGGAGACACATGTCTCCCAAGCGCCTTGCTTTTCGGCATTGAGAGCCAAGGTGGCCGCATCACGTGCGGCTTCTAATTCCCTGTAATCATCCGTCGACTTCTTTCCGGCCCGCTCGAGATCCTGCAAGGCCTCTTGCCAATGCGCGGAGCGTGCGTTTAGGCGAGATCGCTGTAGAAGAGCGCCCTCGAAATCCGGCTTGAGTTCTAGAACTCGATCAAAGTCACTTGAGGCTTGTGAGTTTTTGCCGATAGAAAGATATGCCGCACCCCGTTGAAAGATGGTGATATAGTTGGTTGGGTCGCGCGAAACGGCGGCGTCGAAGTATAACACGGCATCTCGGGGTGAGCCCTGCGCGAGGTGGGCCTTGGCGGAAGAGATCAACTCAGAGAGAGGTGTATCTGAAGGAATTTGAAGGGCGTATCCAGACGAGAGACAAGCTAGAAAGGCCGCGAGTGATTCCAAGGAAACGAGCATCTTGGACGTATGCGCAGTAATGGGACAGTAATGGGAGGTATGAATAAAGAATTTGATGAAAAATCAGTGTCCATAAAAGTGCAATTAGAGGAGCATAatccaaaaacaaaatcaaaataGCAAAGTGCAAAAAACAACAAGGAATCTGAAGTTGGAGGAGCACATGTTCATACTCCGTGGCCTTTACGTTTCGTGTTGTTCCGTTATCGTCATGTGACATGGAATTGTCTCCAATCGCTTTCACTCCGAATTTCGGTCTTCATCACTCTGACTTGAAGTATGCTCGTCAAGTTAAAATGTCGAATTTTCTTTCGGCCTAAGCTTGGTCTGAAACTGTTGCCTTTGCGAGGTGTACATACCGGTACGATCAGCGTGGTTGCTTTCTGATTAATGCTAATTGCGACCAAGCATCCGATTCTGCCTTGTCTCCAGCTCTTTTAACCAGAGCCCGCCTACTTGCGGCTGAACATACAAAACTTGTAGAGCGACTGGAGGAGTCCTTTGACGCAAAAACTGCCAAACGAGCCGGAGAACTGGCACCGGTTGCGAATACCTTGAAAGAATGGATCAAAACCAACGATGTATGTGCCTTGGAGACCTTCACTGGAGCCCTACTAATTCTGCTAGTCTATTGTCGAGCTCAAATCTCTACTTACCGATCCAAACACCGATGCCGAAATACGGTCTTTGGCAACAGACGACCTTGAGATTAGTCGCGATGCCTTGCCTACAATATCAGACCGACTGAAGAAGGCTCTCGTTCCGCGACATCCTTTTGCAGACCTTCCTTGCTTGCTTGAAATCCGACCCGGCGCAGGCGGAGATGAAGCAGGCTTGTTCGCGTTTGAGATGTTACGGATGTATGTTGCCTTTTGCTCCCGAAGGGGCCTCCGCCCAACAATCTTGAAACAGGACACAGAGGTCGGCCCATCCGACGACCGTCTCAGTGAAGCGGtaattgaaattgaagccAATGGTGCATATGAGATATTACGAACCGAATCGGGGGTGCACAGGGTGCAGAGAGTACCCGCAACCGAGACCAAGGGTCGCACCCATACCAGTGCCGTCAGCGTAATGGTATTGCCGAGTTTCCCAGAGGACGGTAGTGAGGTGGATAATGCACTGAACTTTGAAGATCCAAATAGCGATTACTATATCGACCCACAAGATGTGCGGGTTGAAAAGATGAGGGCTGGAGGTGCTGGTGGGCAACACGTCAACAAAACCGAGTCCGCCATTCGACTAACCCATATCCCCACGCATACGGTTGTCTCCATGCAAGACGAACGGTCCCAGCAGGCCAATCGGAGAAAGGCGTGGCAGATGCTTCGGGCAAAGCTGGCCGAAGCCCGGCAGGAAGCCCGTGAGCAAGAGCTTATGCAGCTCAGACGAGGTATACTGGGTGGCGTGGCCAAAATGGGCCGAGGGGATAAGATCAGAACCTACAATTTTGGTCAAAGTCGCTGCACTGACCATCGTACAGGCATCACGATCCATAATCTGGATAGTATTCTTGATGGTGGTGATGGTTTGGACGCTGTTATGGACAGTGTGCGGACCTGGATGGCTGAAGGTGAAGTTGAGGCCATGGTTGCCGAAGACATGGCAAAAGCAAAGAGTAAATAGCAGAGTCATTTTTCTCATGTACAAAGATACCATGTTTTTTATTGAGGCTCGACTCTATTCGTGTTCTACAAATACTTTCGCTCCGGATCCAACAAGTCCAGTCCATCCATAGCCTTCTCATACCTGTCAACCAGTTAGCAACTTTCATACTATGACTTGGGTCGGTCACAAACATGGTGAATACAATTCCTCCACTCATGATCAATCTCGCAAGTCGTGGCATAGCGCCAGACCACAAAGTTAAGATACCTTCATCCTTGACGATTCTTGTTGCGCAAACGATGCTGTTCTTGTAATGCTTGCTGGCCTCAAGTGATTGCATTCTGACATCGTTAGTACCTTCCATATGTATCGTTAGCACGTAGGGGTATTGACCTTGTCTTGACCGTGTCCAATGGTTGGGTCACATAACTGATTCATGTCAGTTTGGATTTGTCCTTTCTCTCCCCCCTTCTCTTCACATTTGTCAGGAATTAAGTCTTACACAGTGATGAGCCCTGCAATCCCACCAATTCCAAAGGTGGCTGCAGTGCCCAGCTTTTCGCCCGGCGCCGTATAGCCCTCTGCAAACTGCTTCAATGTTGTGTAGGCTGTGAATCGGGTTGCCGAGTTGGCGGCCTGTCTTGCTGTAGTGGGGACAAAGCCTTGGAAGAAGCCCTTGACACCTCTTTCATTGAAAATGAGCTTGCTACCGTGCAAGAAACCGCGCATCCGAGGGTTGGCAGCCTTCCGGTCGTCGATCCTATAGTTTGGTCAGTAGAGCCAATCAGAGATACGATGGGAACTTACAATTGAGTCTTAATGCTTTCAAAGGGAGTGACGGCGAAAAGAGACTCGGTGAATCCAGCACCAAATCCAGCAACAACCGTCCTTGGTCCTGAGATCTTGCCATTCTCATCCTGGAGAACTGATTTTATGGCATCGAAAGCGACGAATCCTACTGTGTATCAGCGGCAGTCCACACAATCGCGAGGCGTACACGCACGAATTCCAGCCTTGAGCGAGTTTCCGATAATCAGTGTTGTACATCCTGCATACCACTGGCGCCCGAACGGTGGCCATGGCAGCTTTTGGCCGTGGGTAAGCTGGCGATTGAGTTGAGTTCGGGTCTTCGCAACTGCAGCGTATTAGCAACATTGGTTGTCAGATGTTTGGAGGGATTATACATTCGGCCGGGTATGTGATCGCTGTAATATACGGTTAGCTTGTGGCCTGGTAGGGGGTCATTGAGCTCCTTACCAATCTCCACGGCTCCAGCGGTGGACCCCGCAAGGATGGAGCGAAGGGCGCTGGGCTATTTTAGTGGTGAGCTTCAAGCAGGATAGATCAATTGACCAGAGAATAAACCTTTGCCTTTTGATCCTTATTCACCATCGCCATCTTTTTTCGTAGTTCTGAGGAATTGTAGTCGCCGAATATCGGAGATCTAGCGATGTACGGCCTCCAGCACGTGCCAATACCGCAGTCGATGTTGGATGATGTAAAGAATCAGCCAGGGAGATTAGTGCATTTATATAACTCTCATATAAATCTGTTTTAGGTCACTCAAATCCTACAACTTACAACAGTGGGAACAACGTGGAGAGATATTGTCAATTCACTAGCTGAATCTACTTAGATTCGTTCAGCAACTAGTGCTCCTccagttttttttcttttttttcttctggtttttttttgagggTGAGAGTGGTGTTCACCGTGTCTATAATAACGGGTAATCTCACAAAGTGAGTGTAGACAGGAGTGAGGTCAAGCATGGCAGATTGGTGGGAGGACTTCGGGGCTGCCAACAAAAGGTTAAAGGGTGAGATCATCGCTCATAGCATAGGGAACATAAGAAAAAAGAGCCCCGGGAAAAAATTGCACTAGACGCTTATCCCGTGGAACGCCATTTGCCTTGGAAATCCACGAAACACAGAATTCAGCCTCGGGAACGAAGAGCGTAGGCGCCAAAAATGCATTTTCCTCAAGAATCCTACTCATAGGACAAGGGACCGGAACGGAAAAGACATATGATACATTGCACTCCCGTATCATTATAACCGGATGATCAATGCCGTGATAGCCCGACAGGATCTCGAAGATAGGGCAGAACAGAAGAGAACTCGGGAAACCAAAGCGCAGCGATATGAAAAAGTTGTTGCTCGGGGGTGTTTGGCCTAAGAGATGGGCGCTTGGGATTGTCCCGGATTTGGTTGACCGAAGGCGATCCGGTTGGCGTCATTTTGTGCCCCACGACGTTGACCCTGTCCACGACCACGGTAAGAACTGCGTCCCCGATTATTGTAGTATTGGCCATGTTGTCCACCTTGCTGTTGACCGTGCTGTTGACCGTGCTGTTGACCGTGCTGTTGACCGTGCTGTTGACCGTGCTGTTGACCGTGCTGTTGACCGTGCTGTTGGATTTGCGGTTGGCCATTGTGATTGTTCCGGCGAGGTTGACGGTCTCCGTTCATGTTCACGGATCCAGCTCCAGTCTGGGGTAGAGGGTTGGATATCGGCCGAGGGATGTTCTCGGGAGAATCATAGACATAAAGCTTCTTGTCAATATTCTGAGGGATTGGCTGGATTTCGGTGCCCAGTTCTTGCTCAATCTTGTACAGATTGAACCGATCCTCCCAGTTGATGAGGTTAATGGCGAGTCCCAAGTGTCCGAAACGACCTGAACGACCGATACGGTGAAGATAGGTCTCCGCGTTCTTCGGGAAATCAAAGTTGATCACAACGTTGACTGCTTGAATGTCGATACCGCGAGTCAACAGGTCAGAGCAAACCAAGTTGCGGCATACGCCGTTGCGGAAGTCATGGAAGACTCGGTTACGGTGCTGTTGAAGCATCCGAGCATGAGAATAAAAGCACGAATAGCCGAGTTCGGTGATTTTTTTGGCCAGAAGCTCAACCCGATTGGTTGAGTTGCAGAAAATGATCGACTGGTTGATTTGAAGCTTGGAGAAAAGAGTGTTCAAGCAGTGAACCTTCTGCTTCTCCTCGACAAAAGCATAGTACTGGGTGATACCGCGTAGGGTAAGTTCATCCATAAGGTTGATCTCATAAGGGTTGCGCATATGTTTGTCCTTGAATGACTTGACAATCAAAGGGAAAGTGGCACTGAAGAGCATGACTTGGCGATCCTTGGGGTGGAAGGACATAAGTTGCTCAATGACAGGAGTAAACTCAGGAGACAGCAATTTGTCTGCTTCGTCCATCACAAAAGTCGGGCATTCGGCCAAGTCGGCGACACCTTTGCTAGCCAAATCCAGCACCCGTCCGGGGGTTCCCACAAGAATGTGAACAGGGTCATTCAACCGAATAATGTCGTCCATCAAACCCGTTCCACCAGTGGTAACCATAACATTGATACCGAGGTGTTTGCCTAGGGTCTTGCAGACCTGTGATGTCTGGAGGGCGAGCTCTCGTGTGGGGACCAGGATCAAGGCCTGGGTCTTTGTACTTTTGGGGTTAATGCGCTCGAGTGTGGGGATAACAAAAGCAGCGGTCTTTCCAGTGCCGTTCTTAGCTCGAGCCAAGATGTCTCTACCTGTGAGGGCAACTGGTATCGTCTCTTCTTGGATAGGGGAGGGCTTTTCAAATCCAGCCTCAAAAATGCCCATCATAAGTTCACGTTTGATGTAAAAGTCCTCGAACTCGAGGCCTTTTGTAGCAGTGACATCCTATTCAGAGTCAGTGTTTTGAAATTGATTGACACCAATAAAATGCTCACCTCAGTTTGTGGGCGAGCATCTTTAGGTGGGAGTTTCAATGTGTCCTGCAGTCTTTGCTCTGAGGTTCCTTCCCTGGTCAAGTCAGATTTTTTTGAGGATCTGAAAAAAAGTAAGATCGACTTACAGCTTAGAATTGCCGAGTTGTGCAGCAAGCGCGTCGGCCATTGTGACGATAAGGTGCTAAGGAGCTGGGAAGCAAGTGAGGTGACCGATTTTGTTTGCGATCAAGAGTGTGTATGTGGAAGGATGTGCGCAGAAATTGGAAGAGGAATTTTTCGGAAGAGTTTGAAGGTGACGAAAATgcgaggagaggagagggatGTTCGTCGAAACCGATAAAGTCAGGTTGTAGGGGACGGGATGTCGGGTATTCAATGATCAATGAAAGCTTCTGTGTGGAACCAAGAAAGATCTCTGATGCCAAAGCTGGGAAAATTCACAGGCAGGATTAAGAATGGTAGAAACCAGTTTTGTTGAcaagagagggagagagagaaaaaggtAGGAGAGATTGAGAT
Protein-coding sequences here:
- a CDS encoding Protein-L-isoaspartate(D-aspartate) O-methyltransferase, translated to MAWYCSGSTNTELIENLFKAELIKNERVRDAMIRVDRAHYAPSRPYSDSPQPIGYGATISAPHMHGHACEYLINYLKPGARVLDIGSGSGYLTHVLANLVTSSSADAQGQVIGIDHIPELTELARTNMDKSKQGSEFQASTTVKFITGDGRLGWKEGAPYDAIHVGAAADKLHPTLVDQLRAPGRLFIPVESEDDESAIDSLNGGQYIWVVDKKEDGSIHEEKVFQVSYVPLTDAPRG
- a CDS encoding Mitochondrial tricarboxylate transporter (Ctp), putative, giving the protein MAMVNKDQKAKPSALRSILAGSTAGAVEIAITYPAEFAKTRTQLNRQLTHGQKLPWPPFGRQWYAGCTTLIIGNSLKAGIRFVAFDAIKSVLQDENGKISGPRTVVAGFGAGFTESLFAVTPFESIKTQLIDDRKAANPRMRGFLHGSKLIFNERGVKGFFQGFVPTTARQAANSATRFTAYTTLKQFAEGYTAPGEKLGTAATFGIGGIAGLITVYVTQPLDTVKTRMQSLEASKHYKNSIVCATRIVKDEGILTLWSGAMPRLARLIMSGGIVFTMYEKAMDGLDLLDPERKYL
- a CDS encoding Heat shock protein DnaJ, N-terminal yields the protein MLVSLESLAAFLACLSSGYALQIPSDTPLSELISSAKAHLAQGSPRDAVLYFDAAVSRDPTNYITIFQRGAAYLSIGKNSQASSDFDRVLELKPDFEGALLQRSRLNARSAHWQEALQDLERAGKKSTDDYRELEAARDAATLALNAEKQGAWETCVSEANVAILKANTALPLRQARAHCHFEKGETEEGLSDLAHVLQMSPSLVEPHLQMSSMLFYSLGDSDRGLTQIRKCLHADPDSKPCNRLYRRERKLAKQLETLQTALGAHKFSNAAKLMVGDGESGGLIIDVKADVEEARQANHIHRLAPNNLYTFLVEKTCEAYREMRMIKKAGPFCAEALQLVPHSLAGLLYKAQTALDEDRFEDAIRTLELAKEHHPSSEEAQSLQQKAQTLLKRSKQKDYYKVLGISRDADDRTIKRAYRQLVKQHHPDKANSQGVSKEEAEKKMAAINEAYEVLSDSELRTRFDNGDDPNDPESQQRGSQFQGNPFGGGGQQFFFQQGGPQFQGGFKFPGGFR
- a CDS encoding RNA helicase, ATP-dependent DEAH box, HrpB type, with product MADALAAQLGNSKLEGTSEQRLQDTLKLPPKDARPQTEDVTATKGLEFEDFYIKRELMMGIFEAGFEKPSPIQEETIPVALTGRDILARAKNGTGKTAAFVIPTLERINPKSTKTQALILVPTRELALQTSQVCKTLGKHLGINVMVTTGGTGLMDDIIRLNDPVHILVGTPGRVLDLASKGVADLAECPTFVMDEADKLLSPEFTPVIEQLMSFHPKDRQVMLFSATFPLIVKSFKDKHMRNPYEINLMDELTLRGITQYYAFVEEKQKVHCLNTLFSKLQINQSIIFCNSTNRVELLAKKITELGYSCFYSHARMLQQHRNRVFHDFRNGVCRNLVCSDLLTRGIDIQAVNVVINFDFPKNAETYLHRIGRSGRFGHLGLAINLINWEDRFNLYKIEQELGTEIQPIPQNIDKKLYVYDSPENIPRPISNPLPQTGAGSVNMNGDRQPRRNNHNGQPQIQQHGQQHGQQHGQQHGQQHGQQHGQQHGQQQGGQHGQYYNNRGRSSYRGRGQGQRRGAQNDANRIAFGQPNPGQSQAPIS
- a CDS encoding Mitochondrial translation release factor (RF-1), putative, whose translation is MLVKLKCRIFFRPKLGLKLLPLRGVHTASDSALSPALLTRARLLAAEHTKLVERLEESFDAKTAKRAGELAPVANTLKEWIKTNDSIVELKSLLTDPNTDAEIRSLATDDLEISRDALPTISDRLKKALVPRHPFADLPCLLEIRPGAGGDEAGLFAFEMLRMYVAFCSRRGLRPTILKQDTEVGPSDDRLSEAVIEIEANGAYEILRTESGVHRVQRVPATETKGRTHTSAVSVMVLPSFPEDGSEVDNALNFEDPNSDYYIDPQDVRVEKMRAGGAGGQHVNKTESAIRLTHIPTHTVVSMQDERSQQANRRKAWQMLRAKLAEARQEAREQELMQLRRGILGGVAKMGRGDKIRTYNFGQSRCTDHRTGITIHNLDSILDGGDGLDAVMDSVRTWMAEGEVEAMVAEDMAKAKSK